The Streptomyces sp. NL15-2K genome contains a region encoding:
- the rimM gene encoding ribosome maturation factor RimM (Essential for efficient processing of 16S rRNA) produces MQLVVARVGRAHGIKGEVNVEVRTDEPEVRLAPGAVLLTDPASTGPLTIETGRVHSGRLLLRFEGVRDRNAAEALRNTLLIAEVDPEELPEEEDEYYDHQLMDLDVVTKDGVEVGRITEISHLPSQDLFIVERPDGSEVMIPFVQEIVTEIDLEEQRAVIDPPPGLIDDQAARDEVADGHSDSSRIDSSRDDSA; encoded by the coding sequence GTGCAGCTCGTAGTCGCACGGGTCGGCCGCGCCCACGGCATCAAGGGCGAGGTCAACGTCGAGGTCCGCACCGACGAGCCGGAAGTCAGGCTCGCCCCGGGCGCCGTCCTGCTCACGGACCCCGCCTCGACGGGCCCGCTCACCATCGAGACCGGCCGCGTCCACAGCGGCCGGCTGCTCCTGCGCTTCGAGGGCGTTCGTGACCGCAACGCCGCCGAGGCCCTTCGCAACACCCTCCTGATCGCGGAGGTGGACCCGGAGGAGTTGCCGGAGGAAGAGGACGAGTACTACGACCACCAGCTCATGGATCTCGACGTCGTGACCAAGGACGGCGTGGAGGTGGGCCGGATCACCGAGATCTCGCACCTGCCCTCCCAGGACCTCTTCATCGTCGAGCGGCCCGACGGGAGCGAGGTCATGATCCCGTTCGTCCAGGAGATCGTCACCGAGATCGACCTGGAGGAGCAGCGGGCGGTCATCGACCCGCCGCCGGGACTGATCGACGACCAGGCTGCCCGCGACGAAGTCGCTGATGGACACAGTGATTCCTCCAGGATCGATTCCTCCAGGGACGACAGCGCATGA
- the trmD gene encoding tRNA (guanosine(37)-N1)-methyltransferase TrmD has protein sequence MRLDVVTIFPEYLEPLNVSLVGKARARGQLNVHVHDLRGWTYDRHNTVDDTPYGGGPGMVMKTEPWGDALDSVLADGYETGSHRPALIVPTPSGRPFTQELAVELSERPWLIFAPARYEGIDRRVIDEYATRMPVYEVSIGDYVLAGGEAAVLVVTEAVARLLPGVLGNAESHRDDSFAPGAMANLLEGPVYTKPPQWRGREIPDVLLSGHHGKIARWRRDEALKRTTANRPDLIERCDPKVFDKKDREMLSILGWAPDPAGEPYGRFWRRTQDVEE, from the coding sequence ATGAGGCTCGACGTCGTCACGATCTTCCCCGAGTACCTGGAGCCGCTGAACGTCTCCCTGGTCGGCAAGGCACGCGCGCGTGGACAGCTGAACGTCCATGTGCACGACCTGCGCGGCTGGACCTACGACCGCCACAACACCGTCGACGACACCCCCTACGGCGGCGGTCCCGGGATGGTCATGAAGACCGAGCCCTGGGGGGACGCGCTGGACTCCGTCCTGGCGGACGGCTACGAGACGGGCTCCCACCGGCCCGCCCTGATCGTCCCCACCCCCAGCGGCCGCCCCTTCACCCAGGAACTCGCCGTCGAACTCTCCGAGCGTCCCTGGCTGATCTTCGCGCCGGCCCGCTACGAGGGAATCGACCGCCGTGTCATCGACGAGTACGCGACCCGGATGCCGGTCTACGAGGTGTCCATCGGTGACTACGTCCTCGCCGGCGGCGAGGCGGCCGTACTCGTCGTCACGGAGGCCGTGGCGCGGCTGCTGCCCGGCGTCCTGGGCAACGCCGAGTCGCACCGGGACGACTCCTTCGCGCCCGGCGCCATGGCCAACCTCCTGGAGGGGCCCGTCTACACCAAGCCGCCCCAGTGGCGCGGCCGGGAGATCCCGGACGTGCTGCTCAGCGGTCACCACGGCAAGATCGCGCGCTGGCGCCGGGACGAGGCGCTGAAGCGTACGACCGCCAACCGGCCCGACCTGATAGAGCGCTGCGACCCCAAGGTCTTCGACAAGAAGGACCGCGAGATGCTCTCCATCCTGGGCTGGGCGCCGGACCCGGCGGGGGAGCCGTACGGTCGATTTTGGCGCAGGACCCAGGACGTGGAAGAATAG
- the rplS gene encoding 50S ribosomal protein L19 — protein MSHLLDSVDAASLRSDVPAFRPGDTVNVHVRVIEGNRSRVQQFKGVVIRRQGAGVRESFTVRKVSFSVGVERTFPVHTPIVEKIELVTKGDVRRAKLYYLRELRGKAAKIKEKREN, from the coding sequence ATGTCTCACCTGCTCGACTCCGTCGACGCCGCGTCGCTGCGCAGCGACGTTCCGGCCTTCCGCCCGGGCGACACCGTCAACGTCCACGTCCGCGTCATCGAGGGCAACCGCTCCCGTGTGCAGCAGTTCAAGGGCGTGGTCATCCGCCGCCAGGGCGCCGGTGTCCGTGAGAGCTTCACGGTCCGCAAGGTCTCCTTCTCCGTCGGCGTCGAGCGCACCTTCCCGGTGCACACCCCGATCGTCGAGAAGATCGAGCTCGTCACCAAGGGCGACGTGCGCCGCGCCAAGCTGTACTACCTGCGCGAGCTGCGCGGCAAGGCCGCGAAGATCAAGGAGAAGCGCGAGAACTGA
- the lepB gene encoding signal peptidase I, whose translation MDTEAQPTERDRSSSPSDAEEISDTGGPEGRSRLSLVSWAAEWLPGGRITLSLLVFLMFLLLLSNFVLQPFQIPSGSMERGLRIGDRVLVNKLAYRFGAEPRRGDVVVFDGTGYFGDADYIKRVVGVGGDHVVCCDKEGRIEVNGRSVDESTFLYPGDSPSTVPFDVVVPQGTLFVLGDHRSDSSDSRDHLGSPGGGMIPVDDVIGRADWIVWPVGHFTRIHGPGAYARVPSVPEAKPPRAVGAHG comes from the coding sequence ATGGACACCGAAGCACAGCCGACGGAGCGCGACCGCTCCTCCAGCCCTTCCGATGCCGAGGAGATCTCGGACACAGGGGGACCGGAGGGCCGGTCGCGTTTGTCGTTGGTGTCGTGGGCCGCCGAGTGGCTCCCCGGCGGGCGGATCACCTTGAGCCTGCTGGTTTTCCTGATGTTCCTGCTGCTGCTCAGCAACTTCGTGCTGCAGCCGTTCCAGATTCCCAGCGGATCCATGGAGCGCGGATTGAGGATCGGCGACCGCGTTCTCGTAAATAAGTTGGCGTACCGTTTCGGTGCCGAGCCGCGGCGCGGCGATGTTGTCGTGTTCGACGGAACTGGGTATTTCGGGGACGCGGACTACATCAAACGCGTTGTGGGTGTGGGGGGCGACCACGTGGTCTGCTGTGACAAGGAGGGGAGGATCGAGGTGAACGGCCGGTCGGTCGACGAGTCGACGTTCCTGTACCCCGGCGACAGCCCGTCCACGGTGCCCTTCGACGTCGTCGTGCCCCAGGGCACCCTCTTCGTCCTCGGCGACCATCGCAGCGACTCCAGCGACTCCCGCGACCATCTGGGCTCACCCGGCGGCGGCATGATCCCCGTCGACGACGTCATCGGACGGGCCGACTGGATCGTCTGGCCCGTCGGCCACTTCACCCGCATCCACGGCCCCGGCGCCTACGCGCGTGTGCCCAGCGTCCCGGAGGCGAAGCCCCCAAGAGCGGTGGGCGCCCATGGGTAG
- the lepB gene encoding signal peptidase I, producing the protein MGSRGKPRGASNAADNLLPTGARRAAAGPGAGRSRAERRKLQRKVKRRRRRSAMKEIPLLVGVAVLIALVLKTFLVQAFVIPSGSMEQTIQIGDRVLVDKFTPWFGSKPQRGDVVVFKDPGGWLQDEQPTTQQDDPIVVKQVKEALTFIGLLPSDNEKDLIKRVVGVGGDRVKCCDTQGRVTVNGVPLNEDYLYPGNAPSIQPFEITVPAGRLWVMGDHRSNSADSRSHQDTDYGGTVSEDSVVGRAMVIAWPFGHWTTLEEPKTYASVSDSGPGTTASPQLSLRVAPDDPNGTIHLPSPAELPLVMGVVGLRRTWGRRRHRVRSWRGGCGGWRTVRTRRRGARRTPRGISRSGRGQRCDLRE; encoded by the coding sequence ATGGGTAGCCGTGGCAAACCGCGAGGTGCGTCCAACGCGGCCGACAATCTGCTGCCCACCGGTGCCCGGCGGGCAGCCGCCGGTCCGGGCGCAGGGCGCAGCCGTGCCGAGCGGCGCAAGCTCCAGCGCAAGGTCAAGCGGCGGCGCAGGCGCAGCGCGATGAAGGAGATACCCCTCCTCGTCGGCGTCGCGGTCCTCATAGCCCTCGTCCTGAAGACCTTCCTCGTCCAGGCGTTCGTGATCCCGTCCGGCTCCATGGAGCAGACGATCCAGATCGGCGACCGGGTCCTGGTCGACAAGTTCACCCCGTGGTTCGGCTCCAAGCCGCAGCGCGGGGACGTCGTCGTCTTCAAGGACCCCGGCGGCTGGCTCCAGGACGAGCAGCCCACCACGCAGCAGGACGACCCGATCGTCGTCAAGCAGGTCAAGGAGGCGCTCACCTTCATCGGCCTGCTGCCGTCGGACAACGAGAAAGACCTCATCAAGCGGGTCGTCGGTGTCGGCGGCGACCGCGTCAAGTGCTGTGACACGCAGGGGCGCGTCACCGTCAACGGCGTACCCCTGAACGAGGACTATCTGTATCCCGGCAACGCCCCGTCCATACAACCGTTCGAGATTACCGTCCCGGCGGGCCGGCTGTGGGTGATGGGCGACCACCGATCCAACTCCGCGGACTCCCGCTCGCACCAGGACACCGACTACGGCGGCACGGTCTCCGAGGACTCCGTGGTCGGACGGGCCATGGTCATCGCCTGGCCCTTCGGCCACTGGACCACCCTGGAGGAGCCGAAAACCTATGCTTCCGTGTCCGACTCGGGGCCTGGGACGACCGCGTCTCCCCAGCTGTCGCTTAGGGTTGCTCCCGACGATCCGAACGGAACGATCCACCTCCCGAGCCCTGCGGAACTGCCGCTCGTTATGGGAGTGGTGGGCCTGCGCCGGACATGGGGCAGGCGGCGGCACAGAGTAAGGAGTTGGCGTGGGGGATGTGGCGGTTGGCGCACGGTCCGGACACGACGGCGAGGAGCACGGCGGACGCCCCGTGGAATCAGCCGTTCCGGCCGCGGACAGCGCTGTGACCTCCGGGAATGA
- the lepB gene encoding signal peptidase I, which yields MGDVAVGARSGHDGEEHGGRPVESAVPAADSAVTSGNDSGAAEDGTARGDGPGTDGPGDHGPGGPGGSSSQPKKPRSFWKELPILIGIALVLALLIKTFLVQAFSIPSDSMQNTLQQGDRVLVDKLTPWFGSEPERGEVVVFHDPDDWLAGEPTTNPNAVQTFLSWIGLMPSPSEKDLIKRVIGVGGDTVSCKGTGPLMVNGKALDEKSYIYPGNTPCSVDDQGGQFTVKVPKGSIWVMGDHRQNSRDSRYNQSDEHKGMVPVDEVVGRAIVKAWPINRWDTLPVPDTFDQSGLNNQASADLTVAPQGLVFAGVVPVALWRRRKISAAETR from the coding sequence GTGGGGGATGTGGCGGTTGGCGCACGGTCCGGACACGACGGCGAGGAGCACGGCGGACGCCCCGTGGAATCAGCCGTTCCGGCCGCGGACAGCGCTGTGACCTCCGGGAATGACTCCGGGGCGGCCGAGGACGGCACGGCGAGGGGCGACGGCCCCGGGACGGACGGTCCCGGGGACCACGGGCCCGGAGGGCCGGGCGGTTCGTCCTCCCAGCCGAAGAAGCCGCGCTCCTTCTGGAAGGAGCTGCCCATCCTGATCGGCATCGCCCTGGTGCTGGCGCTGCTGATCAAGACCTTCCTGGTGCAGGCGTTCTCCATCCCGTCCGACTCGATGCAGAACACCCTTCAGCAGGGTGACCGCGTCCTGGTCGACAAGCTCACCCCCTGGTTCGGCTCCGAGCCGGAGCGCGGCGAGGTCGTCGTCTTCCACGACCCCGACGACTGGCTGGCGGGCGAGCCGACGACCAACCCGAACGCGGTGCAGACGTTCCTCAGCTGGATCGGCCTGATGCCGTCCCCGTCGGAGAAGGACCTGATCAAGCGGGTCATCGGCGTCGGCGGCGACACCGTCTCGTGCAAGGGCACCGGCCCGCTGATGGTCAACGGCAAGGCGCTCGACGAGAAGTCGTACATCTACCCCGGCAACACGCCGTGCAGTGTCGACGACCAGGGCGGCCAGTTCACGGTGAAGGTCCCCAAGGGCTCCATCTGGGTCATGGGTGACCACCGGCAGAACTCGCGCGACTCGCGCTACAACCAGTCGGACGAGCACAAGGGCATGGTCCCGGTGGACGAGGTCGTGGGCCGCGCCATCGTCAAGGCCTGGCCGATCAACCGCTGGGACACCCTGCCGGTCCCCGACACCTTCGACCAGTCCGGCCTGAACAACCAGGCGTCCGCCGACCTGACGGTCGCGCCCCAGGGACTCGTCTTCGCCGGTGTCGTGCCGGTGGCGTTGTGGCGTCGTAGGAAGATCTCGGCCGCCGAGACACGCTGA
- the lepB gene encoding signal peptidase I, which yields MGGESTTRTAPRSGGTGMGPVGSRTGQRLSGLAVALGLVLFLGGFAWGAVIYRPYTVPTGSMTPTIDAGDRVLAQRVDGDEVRRGDVVVFKDTSWVTNAAVVKRVVAVGGDTVSCCTDGKLTVNGTKIDEPYLPEGSAAEITNFPTVTVPKGRLFLLGDERQGSLDSTAHLTDAARGTVSIGAVTGRVDAVVWPMNGMLKRPTGFETLGALSSPGPLRTIGALIVVGAALVLGGGAYGPIAKRLGGRSRTRTELAGAR from the coding sequence ATGGGTGGCGAGAGCACGACGCGTACGGCCCCGCGCAGCGGCGGCACAGGCATGGGCCCGGTGGGCAGCCGGACCGGACAGCGACTGTCCGGACTGGCCGTCGCGCTGGGCCTTGTGCTGTTCCTCGGGGGATTCGCCTGGGGAGCGGTGATCTACCGGCCGTACACCGTGCCCACCGGCTCGATGACGCCCACGATCGACGCCGGCGACCGGGTGCTGGCCCAGCGCGTGGACGGTGACGAGGTGCGCCGCGGTGACGTCGTGGTCTTCAAGGACACGAGCTGGGTGACCAACGCTGCCGTCGTCAAGCGTGTGGTCGCCGTCGGCGGCGACACGGTGTCCTGTTGCACCGACGGCAAGCTGACCGTCAACGGCACGAAGATCGACGAACCGTATCTGCCCGAGGGAAGCGCCGCCGAGATCACGAACTTCCCGACCGTGACGGTGCCCAAGGGCCGGCTGTTCCTGCTGGGCGACGAGCGCCAGGGTTCCCTCGATTCCACCGCCCACCTGACGGACGCCGCGCGCGGCACCGTCTCGATCGGTGCCGTCACCGGCCGGGTGGACGCCGTGGTGTGGCCCATGAACGGCATGCTCAAGCGGCCGACGGGCTTCGAGACCCTCGGGGCGCTGTCCTCGCCGGGACCGCTGCGTACGATCGGCGCGCTGATCGTCGTCGGGGCCGCGCTGGTCCTCGGCGGCGGAGCGTACGGCCCGATCGCCAAGCGGCTGGGCGGCCGCTCCCGGACGCGTACGGAGCTCGCCGGTGCCCGCTGA
- a CDS encoding NUDIX hydrolase has protein sequence MPAEADSYAGGLRRVARVVLLDPEDRILLLHGHEPDDPADDWWFTPGGGVEGDESREEAALRELAEETGITEVELGPVLWRRMCSFPFAGRRWDQDEWYYLARTARTARTIRPQPQAAGLTELERRSVAGARWWTCQELTRAHETVYPTRLAELLSRLLDEGPPAGPVTLDTEIV, from the coding sequence GTGCCCGCTGAGGCGGACTCGTACGCGGGCGGGTTGCGCAGGGTCGCCCGGGTGGTGCTGCTGGACCCCGAGGACCGCATCCTGCTGCTGCATGGCCATGAGCCGGACGATCCGGCCGACGACTGGTGGTTCACGCCAGGGGGCGGCGTGGAGGGCGACGAGAGTCGTGAAGAGGCCGCGCTCAGGGAACTCGCGGAGGAGACCGGCATCACCGAGGTCGAACTCGGCCCGGTGCTGTGGCGGCGGATGTGCTCCTTCCCGTTCGCGGGCCGCCGGTGGGATCAGGACGAGTGGTACTACCTGGCCCGTACGGCCCGTACGGCCCGTACGATCCGGCCGCAGCCGCAGGCGGCGGGCCTGACCGAACTGGAGCGGCGCAGTGTCGCCGGAGCACGCTGGTGGACGTGTCAGGAACTGACCCGGGCACATGAGACGGTGTATCCGACCAGACTCGCCGAGCTGCTGAGCAGGCTGCTCGACGAAGGTCCCCCGGCCGGGCCCGTGACCTTGGACACCGAAATCGTCTAG
- a CDS encoding DUF2469 domain-containing protein — MSAEDLEKYETEMELKLYREYRDVVGLFKYVIETERRFYLTNDYEMQVHSVQGEVFFEVSMADAWVWDMYRPARFVKQVRVLTFKDVNIEELNKSDLELPGG; from the coding sequence ATGAGCGCCGAGGACCTCGAGAAGTACGAGACCGAGATGGAGCTCAAGCTCTATCGGGAGTACCGCGATGTCGTCGGTCTGTTCAAGTACGTGATCGAGACCGAACGGCGCTTCTACCTGACCAACGACTACGAGATGCAGGTGCACTCGGTCCAGGGTGAGGTGTTCTTCGAGGTGTCCATGGCGGATGCCTGGGTGTGGGACATGTACCGGCCGGCTCGCTTCGTGAAGCAGGTGAGGGTACTCACATTCAAGGACGTGAACATCGAGGAGCTGAACAAGAGCGATCTGGAGTTGCCGGGTGGATGA
- a CDS encoding YraN family protein, with protein MNAHLARSALGKYGETLAARRLVEAGMTVLERNWRCGRTGEIDIVARDGDVLVVCEVKTRRAGAFEHPMAAVTPEKAERLRGLAERWIHAHGGAPPGGVRIDLVGVVLPPRGAAVVEHVRGVA; from the coding sequence ATGAACGCTCATCTGGCACGCAGTGCACTCGGCAAGTACGGCGAGACGCTGGCCGCGCGGCGGCTGGTCGAGGCCGGGATGACGGTCCTGGAGCGCAACTGGCGCTGCGGCAGGACCGGAGAGATCGACATCGTGGCCCGGGACGGCGACGTCCTGGTCGTCTGCGAGGTCAAGACACGCCGCGCGGGTGCCTTCGAGCATCCGATGGCCGCGGTGACCCCGGAGAAGGCTGAGCGGCTGCGGGGCCTGGCCGAACGCTGGATCCACGCCCACGGAGGGGCACCGCCGGGAGGCGTCCGCATCGATCTGGTCGGTGTGGTCCTGCCCCCGCGCGGGGCGGCCGTGGTCGAGCACGTGCGGGGGGTGGCCTGA
- a CDS encoding YifB family Mg chelatase-like AAA ATPase, translating into MGFARTCAVALVGVEGVVVEVQADLEPGVAAFTLVGLPDKSLTESRDRVRAAVVNSGAEWPQKKLTVGLSPASVPKAGSGFDLAVACAVLGAAERIDPRVLADIVMIGELGLDGRVRPVRGILPAVLAAADAGYEQVVVPECAAAEASLVPGVSVLGVRSLRQLIAVLADEPVPEEEPDEAGRPDPLLAGLRVPGTGAATGMHSLGAAQLDHGHDLADVVGQLSARTAVEVAAAGGHHLFLEGPPGAGKTMLAERLPAILPRLGREESLEVTAVHSVAGLLPPGKPLIDVAPYCAPHHSATMQALVGGGPGIARPGAVSLSHRGVLFLDETPEFNSQALDALRQPLEAGHVVIARSAGVVRFPAKFLMVLAANPCPCGRFSQTSDLCECPPSAVRRYQARLSGPLLDRVDLRVEVDRLTRAALTERGARGESTAAVAERVREARERAANRLVGTPWRTNSEIPGRELRSRWHAAPGAMDEAERNLERGVLTARGLDRVLRVAWTVADLVGRDRPDATDVALALQLRTGVPRGVPMAIGALT; encoded by the coding sequence ATGGGTTTCGCACGTACGTGCGCGGTGGCGCTGGTGGGCGTCGAGGGCGTGGTGGTCGAGGTCCAGGCCGACCTGGAACCGGGGGTCGCGGCGTTCACGCTGGTGGGGCTGCCGGACAAGAGCCTGACGGAGAGCCGGGACCGAGTGCGGGCCGCGGTGGTCAATTCCGGGGCCGAGTGGCCGCAGAAGAAGCTGACGGTGGGACTCAGTCCGGCGTCCGTGCCCAAGGCCGGTTCGGGTTTCGATCTCGCCGTCGCCTGTGCCGTCCTCGGCGCCGCCGAGCGGATCGATCCCCGGGTGCTGGCCGACATCGTGATGATCGGCGAGCTGGGCCTCGACGGACGGGTACGGCCGGTTCGGGGCATCCTCCCGGCGGTGCTGGCCGCGGCCGACGCCGGCTACGAGCAGGTGGTGGTGCCCGAGTGCGCCGCCGCCGAGGCGTCCCTGGTGCCAGGCGTGTCCGTCCTGGGGGTGCGCAGCCTGCGGCAGCTGATCGCGGTCCTCGCGGACGAACCCGTGCCCGAGGAGGAGCCGGACGAGGCGGGCCGTCCCGACCCGCTCCTCGCCGGACTGCGGGTGCCGGGCACGGGCGCGGCCACGGGCATGCACAGCCTGGGCGCCGCCCAGCTCGACCACGGCCACGACCTCGCCGACGTCGTGGGCCAGCTCTCGGCCCGCACGGCGGTGGAGGTCGCCGCGGCGGGCGGACACCACCTGTTCCTGGAGGGGCCGCCCGGCGCCGGGAAGACGATGCTCGCGGAGCGGCTGCCCGCCATCCTGCCCCGGCTCGGCCGGGAGGAGTCCCTGGAAGTCACGGCGGTGCACTCGGTGGCGGGCCTGCTGCCCCCCGGAAAGCCGCTGATCGACGTCGCCCCCTACTGCGCCCCGCACCACTCGGCGACGATGCAGGCACTGGTCGGCGGCGGCCCCGGCATCGCCCGGCCCGGGGCGGTGTCGCTGTCCCACCGGGGCGTTCTCTTTCTGGACGAGACGCCGGAGTTCAACAGCCAGGCCCTGGACGCCCTCCGGCAGCCCCTGGAAGCGGGGCACGTCGTCATCGCCCGCAGCGCGGGTGTCGTGCGCTTCCCGGCGAAGTTCCTGATGGTGCTCGCGGCCAACCCCTGCCCTTGCGGCCGCTTCTCCCAGACGAGTGACCTGTGCGAGTGCCCGCCCTCCGCGGTCCGCCGCTATCAGGCCAGGCTGTCCGGCCCGCTGCTCGACCGGGTCGACCTGCGCGTCGAGGTGGACCGCCTCACGCGCGCCGCGCTGACCGAGCGCGGCGCCCGGGGCGAGTCGACGGCGGCGGTGGCCGAACGGGTCCGGGAGGCGAGGGAACGAGCGGCGAACCGCCTGGTGGGCACCCCGTGGCGGACGAACAGCGAGATCCCGGGACGTGAGCTGCGCAGCCGCTGGCATGCCGCGCCCGGCGCCATGGACGAAGCGGAGCGGAACCTGGAGCGGGGTGTGCTGACCGCTCGCGGCCTCGACCGTGTCCTGCGCGTGGCCTGGACCGTCGCCGACCTCGTCGGCCGCGACCGCCCCGACGCGACGGACGTCGCCCTGGCGCTGCAACTGCGTACGGGAGTGCCGCGAGGCGTCCCCATGGCCATCGGGGCGCTGACGTGA
- the dprA gene encoding DNA-processing protein DprA: MNGGDDPDGELLGRVFLARVIEPGDEVAGRWVREFGVDEVVRRLREGGVALPGVSDKRWAGLLARAGEAEPRRDLAVARGAGVRFVRPGDGEWPGQLDDLGDARPLGLWVRGRASLRMWALRSVAVVGARACTEYGAHMAATLAAGLAERGWVVVSGGAYGVDGAAHRGALGAGGATVAVLACGVDRPYPRGHTQLITRIAEQGLVVGELPPGDHPTPSRFVLRNRVIAALTRGTVVVEAAYRSGSLVTARAAQRLGRHTMGVPGPATSGLSAGVHELLRQEAVLVTDATEVVELVGDMGELAPERRGPVLPRDLLDAAARRVLAALPGHRAAAADEIACGAQTTQDDAIARLYELRSLGYVERHSDGWKLTRQAMISARGGRRGS; encoded by the coding sequence GTGAACGGCGGCGACGACCCGGACGGCGAACTGCTCGGCCGTGTCTTTCTCGCCCGAGTCATCGAGCCCGGCGACGAGGTCGCCGGACGGTGGGTGCGGGAGTTCGGGGTGGACGAAGTGGTTCGGCGGTTGCGGGAGGGAGGCGTGGCCCTGCCGGGGGTGAGTGACAAGCGGTGGGCGGGGTTGCTGGCCCGGGCCGGGGAGGCCGAGCCGCGGAGGGATCTCGCCGTTGCCCGGGGCGCCGGGGTGCGGTTCGTGCGTCCGGGGGACGGCGAGTGGCCGGGGCAGCTCGACGACCTGGGGGACGCGCGGCCCCTGGGCCTGTGGGTGCGCGGTCGGGCCAGTCTGCGGATGTGGGCGCTGCGGTCCGTGGCCGTCGTGGGCGCCCGCGCCTGCACCGAGTACGGCGCCCACATGGCGGCCACCCTCGCCGCCGGCCTCGCCGAGCGCGGCTGGGTCGTGGTGTCCGGCGGTGCCTACGGGGTCGACGGCGCCGCCCACCGCGGCGCCCTGGGCGCGGGCGGCGCCACCGTCGCCGTCCTGGCCTGCGGCGTCGACCGGCCCTATCCGCGCGGACACACCCAGCTGATCACCAGGATCGCGGAACAGGGACTGGTCGTCGGGGAGCTGCCGCCCGGTGATCACCCGACACCCAGCAGATTCGTGCTGCGGAACCGGGTGATCGCCGCGCTCACCCGGGGCACCGTGGTCGTCGAGGCCGCGTACCGGAGCGGTTCGCTGGTCACGGCGCGTGCGGCACAGCGGTTGGGCCGCCACACGATGGGGGTGCCAGGGCCGGCCACCAGCGGGCTCTCGGCCGGGGTGCACGAGCTGCTGCGCCAGGAGGCGGTGCTGGTCACCGATGCCACGGAGGTCGTCGAGCTGGTCGGCGACATGGGCGAGCTCGCGCCGGAGAGGCGCGGACCCGTGCTGCCGCGCGATCTCCTCGACGCCGCCGCTCGGCGGGTCCTGGCCGCGCTGCCGGGACACCGCGCGGCGGCCGCGGACGAGATCGCATGCGGTGCGCAGACCACCCAGGACGACGCGATCGCGAGACTGTACGAACTCCGATCACTTGGTTACGTCGAACGACACAGCGACGGCTGGAAGTTGACACGCCAGGCGATGATCTCCGCACGGGGCGGTCGACGGGGGAGTTGA
- the whiG gene encoding RNA polymerase sigma factor WhiG: MPQHTSGSDRTAIPSAAREGGSVRPPAPSTLDELWRSYKATGDERLREQLILHYSPLVKYVAGRVSVGLPPNVEQADFVSSGVFGLIDAIEKFDIDREIKFETYAITRIRGAMIDELRALDWIPRSVRQKARNVERAYATLEAKLRRTPSEGEVAAEMGIAVDELHAVFSQLSLANVVALEELLHCGGEGGDGLSVMDTLEDTAADNPVEVAEDRELRRFLARAINTLPEREKTVVTLYYYEGLTLAEIGNVLGVTESRVSQIHTKSVLQLRAKLASFGR, encoded by the coding sequence ATGCCCCAACACACCTCCGGGTCCGACCGGACGGCGATCCCCTCAGCCGCCCGCGAGGGTGGCAGCGTGCGGCCGCCCGCTCCTTCGACGCTCGACGAGCTGTGGCGGTCGTACAAGGCGACCGGGGACGAGCGGCTGCGCGAGCAGCTGATCCTGCACTACTCACCGCTGGTGAAGTACGTGGCGGGACGCGTGAGCGTGGGGCTGCCGCCCAATGTGGAGCAGGCGGACTTCGTGTCGTCGGGCGTGTTCGGGCTGATCGACGCGATCGAGAAGTTCGACATCGACCGGGAGATCAAGTTCGAGACGTACGCGATCACCCGGATCCGGGGCGCCATGATCGACGAGCTGCGGGCACTGGACTGGATTCCGCGCTCGGTGCGGCAGAAGGCGCGCAACGTCGAGCGGGCGTACGCGACGCTGGAGGCGAAGCTCAGGCGGACACCGTCGGAGGGGGAGGTGGCCGCCGAGATGGGGATCGCGGTGGACGAGCTCCACGCCGTGTTCAGCCAGTTGTCGCTGGCGAACGTGGTGGCCCTGGAGGAGCTGCTGCACTGCGGGGGCGAGGGCGGCGACGGGCTGAGCGTCATGGACACGCTGGAGGACACCGCCGCGGACAACCCGGTCGAGGTGGCGGAGGACCGGGAGCTGCGGCGGTTTCTGGCGCGGGCGATCAACACGCTGCCCGAGCGGGAGAAGACCGTGGTGACGCTGTACTACTACGAGGGGCTCACGCTCGCCGAGATCGGGAACGTGCTGGGGGTGACCGAGAGCCGGGTGAGCCAGATCCACACCAAGTCCGTGCTCCAGTTGCGGGCCAAGCTGGCGAGTTTCGGTCGCTGA